The Pyrus communis chromosome 9, drPyrComm1.1, whole genome shotgun sequence genome has a segment encoding these proteins:
- the LOC137745510 gene encoding uncharacterized protein, with amino-acid sequence MEGTGRRSRFTLLLLPLLISLSIPCISATYKPGDIVSMSKMGLYHSMKTEWHDMIGRHCPIFAVNREVLVPIAKPMGYTGADAYKISFQVGREKFLIPWLFVINRKSSEVPMIDVHLRYSGSDLHGVTAKVVDMPHHYLEIHPDIRKQFWDAQHWPKHVLVRYTWEEQSEIDVTSGFYVLFGSGLMLSFILSIYILQSSRDKLARFVRERVAESNMPAGGVAKVE; translated from the exons ATGGAGGGAACTGGAAGGAGATCGAGATTCACACTCCTGCTTCTTCCTCTGCTGATTTCTCTGTCAATTCCCTGCATATCTGCCACTTACAAGCCAGGCGACATCGTCTCCATGAGCAAGATGGGTCTTTATCACTCT ATGAAAACCGAATGGCATGATATGATCGGTCGACATTGCCCAATATTTGCTGTCAATCGTGAG GTGTTAGTTCCTATAGCGAAGCCAATGGGTTATACAGGAGCTGATGCTTATAAGAT ATCATTTCAAGTTGGGAGAGAAAAGTTTTTAATACCGTGGCTTTTTGTGATAAATCGTAAAAGTTCTGAGGTCCCAATGATTGATGTCCATTTG AGGTactcgggaagtgatctgcaTGGTGTCACTGCTAAAGTTGTGGATATGCCTCACCACT ACTTAGAAATCCATCCAGATATTCGCAAACAATTTTGGGATGCTCAGCACTGGCCAAAGCATGTACTGGTCAGATATACATG GGAGGAGCAATCAGAGATAGACGTGACTTCTGGATTTTATGTACTGTTTGGATCAG GTCTCATGCTTTCTTTTATTCTGTCGATATACATCTTGCAATCATCACGGGACAAGTTAGCAAG GTTCGTGAGGGAGAGAGTTGCAGAAAGCAACATGCCTGCTGGAGGTGTGGCAAAGGTTGAATGA